A genomic stretch from Panthera uncia isolate 11264 chromosome E3, Puncia_PCG_1.0, whole genome shotgun sequence includes:
- the ASPHD1 gene encoding aspartate beta-hydroxylase domain-containing protein 1, with amino-acid sequence MWRGNSPGGNPGAATEGTGGELGGQGNWGLEDAPGLLARASLPIVPAWPSPLASSALTLLLGALTSLFLWYCYRLGSQDMQALEAGGRAGGVSGGPRGCSETGRPSPGSSGEPGEGLRTEGLVSRRLRAYARRYSWAGMGRVRRAAQGGPGPGGGPGVLGIQRPGLLFLPDLPSVPFVPRDAQRHDVELLESSFPAILRDFGAVSWDFSGTTPLPRGWSPPLAPGCYQLLLYQAGRCQPSNCRRCPGAYRALRGLRSFMSANTFGNAGFSVLLPGARLEGRCGPTNARVRCHLGLKIPPGCELVVGGEPQCWAEGHCLLVDDSFLHTVAHNGSPEDGPRVVFIVDLWHPNVAGAERQALDFVFAPDP; translated from the exons ATGTGGAGGGGAAACAGCCCAGGGGGTAACCCTGGAGCAGCCACAGAGGGAACCGGTGGAGAACTGGGGGGACAGGGGAACTGGGGTCTGGAAGATGCCCCAGGCCTCCTGGCCAGGGCCTCCCTGCCCATCGTGCCTGCGTGGCCATCGCCCCTGGCCTCCTCAGCCCTTACCCTGCTCCTTGGAGCCCtcacttcccttttcctctggTACTGTTACCGTCTGGGCTCCCAAGACATGCAGGCCCTGGAGGCTGGGGGTCGGGCTGGGGGTGTCAGTGGAGGGCCTAGGGGATGCTCTGAGACTGGCAGGCCAAGCCCTGGGagctctggggagcctggggaagGACTCAGGACAGAAGGCCTAGTGAGCCGTCGCCTGCGGGCCTATGCCAGGCGCTACTCCTGGGCGGGCATGGGTAGGGTGAGGAGGGCAGCTCAAGGTGGTCCAGGCCCTGGGGGAGGGCCAGGGGTCCTGGGCATTCAGCGCCCAGGCCTGCTTTTCCTGCCAGACCTGCCCTCAGTCCCCTTCGTGCCACGGGATGCCCAGCGGCATGATGTGGAGCTCCTGGAGAGCAGCTTCCCTGCCATTTTGCGGGACTTTGGGGCTGTGAGCTGGGACTTCTCAGGGACAACTCCTCTGCCTCGGGGCTggtccccacccctggcccctgGGTGCTACCAGCTCCTGCTGTACCAAGCAGGCCGGTGCCAACCCAGCAACTGCCGCCGGTGCCCGGGGGCCTATCGGGCACTGAGGGGGCTGCGGAGCTTTATGAGTGCCAACACCTTCGGCAATGCTGGCTTTTCTGTCCTCCTGCCTGGGGCCCGGCTTGAGGGTCGCTGTGGGCCCACCAATGCCCGGGTCAGATGCCATCTGG GCCTGAAGATTCCTCCTGGCTGTGAGCTGGTGGTCGGGGGCGAGCCCCAGTGCTGGGCTGAAGGACACTGTCTACTGGTGGACGACTCGTTCCTGCACACAGTGGCTCATAATG GCTCCCCAGAAGATGGGCCTCGAGTGGTCTTCATCGTGGACCTTTGGCACCCCAACGTGGCTGGGGCTGAGCGCCAGGCCCTTGACTTTGTCTTCGCACCAGACCCTTGA